Proteins found in one Kwoniella bestiolae CBS 10118 chromosome 1, complete sequence genomic segment:
- a CDS encoding proliferating cell nuclear antigen (pcna) — MLEARVKQAAVLKKLLDAIKELVTDGNLDCTDEGIALQAMDNSHVALVSLKLVAEQFESYRCDRNMPLGVNLTSLTKILKCAKDQDVVTLKAPDDADSLGLVFESPKEDRVGEYEMKLMDIDQEHLGIPDTQYDATITMSSAEFQRICRDLAALGESVKIEASKEGVRFSSEGEVGNGSVLLKQSAGTDRSGGGSSSKKAAVKRDPDEEDEEEIEEDEKPEIDDEEGEDEQDDEDRSKKRKSNGKAKTTKKAKKDDSGSDEIGVSIILEKQVSLTFSLKYLTNFAKSAPLAREVSLHMSNDVPLLVQFDFEQGTLQFFLAPKISDE; from the exons ATGTTAGAAGCAAGAGTTAAACAAGCTGCCGTTCTCAAAAAGCTCCTAGATG CTATCAAAGAATTGGTCACAGATGGTAACCTCGACTGTACCGATGAAGGTATT GCCCTCCAAGCAATGGACAACTCGCACGTAGCGTTGGTCTCCCTCAAACTCGTAGCTGAGCAATTCGAGTCCTACCGATGTGATCGAAATATGCCATTGGGTGTTAAC CTTACTTCCCTCACTAAAATCCTCAAATGTGCTAAAGACCAAGACGTCGTTACTCTCAAGGCGCCCGATGATGCCGATTCGCTTGGTTTGGTATTTGAGTCTCCTA AGGAAGACAGAGTAGGCGAGTACGAGATGAAACTCATGGACATCGACCAAGAACACCTCGGAATACCCGACACGCAATACGACGCTACCATCACAATGTCCTCTGCAGAGTTCCAGCGAATCTGTCGAGATCTCGCGGCGTTGGGAGAAAGCGTCAAGATCGAAGCGTCAAAGGAAGGTGTGAGGTTCAGCTCGGAAGGTGAAGTGGGGAACGGTAGTGTTCTCTTGAAACAATCTGCGGGGACCGACCGATCCGGTGGGGGGTCGTCTTCTAAGAAGGCGGCTGTGAAGAGGGATccggatgaggaggacgaggaggagattgaggaggatgagaagcctgagattgatgatgaggaggggg AGGACGAacaagatgacgaagatcgatcaaagaagaggaaatccAACGGTAAAGCCAAG ACCACCAAAAAAGCCAAGAAAGACGACTCAGGATCCGACGAAATTGGCGTATCGATCATCCTCGAAAAACAAGTCTcgctcaccttctccctcaaatACCTGACCAACTTTGCCAAATCTGCGCCATTAGCCAGAGAAGTAAGCTTGCACATGTCAAATGACGTTCCGTTATTGGTTCAGTTCGATTTCGAGCAAGGGACGTTGCAGTTCTTCTTGGCTCCTAAA ATCTCTGACGAGTAA